The genomic stretch CCAGGCAGAAATGGCAattctctccccaacccccccaacCCAACCTTACAATTGTATTGTATTAGGCTCAAGGTGTACAACTTTAATTACCAAGGAAATGCACCTCATACCTATGATTTACTGGTTTGGCATACAAATTAAAATGCATGGAtttgggtggctaggtgacacagtgaataaagcactggccctggattcaggaggacctgagttcaaatccaacctcaaacacttgacactaactagctgcatgatcctgggcaagtcacttaaccctcattgcagagaaaaaatttaaaataaaaaaattaaatgcatggATTTTATTAGGGGGAAAAATAGAGTTCCTTAGTAAGCATGGACATAATACATGGCACCTGCTTCACTGTATGGAAGGGAAGCTCTGAGTTCTTAGTTTCAAACTCCAGGGCCACCTTTCTATTGACCCGGGTAAGGATCTGCATAATCTCAAGCTTCTGACCATACTCTTTCAGCACTGCACAAAGTGACTGGATAAACCAGGAtcccttctttttgtttctccaagAATAGTAgcctacaaaagaaaagaaaaaacccacaaactgTCAGAGTGACAGTTGTTGAAGCTGATTCCACAAATAGTTATATGAAGTTACTGAGAAAACAATCCAAAAAACAAGTATGGATTCCAGTAGGCTCCACTGGCCACAGGAAGAAAAGCCCTCTGCACTGTGTTCCACTCCTCTGTATCACCTCCTCTTCTGGTAAAGAAATCCAAGCGAGACCGCCTCTGTAGGCCACCTCTCTCAGCCTAggaccctcccttccccctccttctagAGCTGTAGCAAACCCGGCAAGCCCTTAACAAGCGGGTTGACTTGACTCCCTCACACTGCCACCCACTAAACTCCATTTCCACTGGAGAAGACCAAGTGAGCAAGCCAGAGACAGGAGCAAgactcctttcccttttcaaCTGACCCCACCTTCTCCCATTCTAAGAAGGGGATTATTGGGTAATTTGGTTCCATCGGTTTAATAACAGCCCAGCGGCTCTATCAGACACACTGCTGATATCCACACAGCAATAACAACCTCCAGCTCTTTGTatgcacactctctctctctctcatggagAAGCAGAATTGTGGGCAAATCAAATGCCTCATTTGGGCTTAAATTCCTCCCTCAGAGGGTTGCAAGGTGCCAAGGGACTAACCCACCAAgaacctcaattttcccatctgtaaaaggaggactTTACACCTTGCCCCACCTTCAGCAGAGGGTTGTTaggaagaaagtgctttgcagactttaaagcacCATCTAAGTGAAGATTGTTAATGGGAATATGCAATACAGGGTAGCACCAAGTATGATTCCCCCCATTTCACAAAGGGCAGTGCTGAGGTTAAATTAAATGCCTTTCCTAGGGTTACCCGGCTCTTGCATGGCAGAGCCAGAATCTTAACCTGGGGCTTCTGATCCTCAAGTGGCAGGGTTGCTATACTGTGCTACTGTAATTGTTTTACCTTCAAAAGCATAATGATGAATGTGTTATATTTAAGAGCCGAGGTCAAGGGTCAGTCACATACTTATCTGTGATTATTGGACACAACAAAGTTAACTGGATCCCACTAGAAGCAAAATAATGGCAAGAGCCTTTGTAACACTATTCTCTAACCAACTGATTTATAGCTCTTCCTACAAAGattaacactaaaaaaaaatagtcagtcTGTGTGATTAAAAATCTGCattactcggggcagctaggtggtgcagtggatagagcactggccctggattcagaggacctgagttcagatccggcctcagacacttgacacttactggctgtgtgaccccgggcaactcacttaaccctcattgccctaaaaaaaaaaaatcttcattactTTAATAAATGCCAATTTTGCACAACTCCTTCTTACCTGGGGCTGTAGAATATGCATATAAGAAGTCTGCCTCAACAGGTATTTTCTGGTATGTTATGTTCTCCTCAGTGCCATAGTCATCAGTGCCACTGTCTGGCTGAACACCATAATCTGATTTGGTGCCTCTACATgcctagtttttaaaaagaaagaaagaaaagaaaagaaaataccatcTCTGAAGTCAAGTGAATTTTTGCAGATTTTGGAAACCTATATTATATCCCTTTCTAGGCTTCAAATTCTAGATCAGAAAGATTgactttatttgtttctttttactcCCTCTCTACAGAACCAAACAGCAAGGCCCTGAGTGTGGCCCCAGGGGAGGAAACCTGTACCATCTACTGGACCAAAAAGAATTTATGTCCTTCCCAGGTATTGGTTCATGGACTCCAAGGGATAGCAATTTTAACTTATTTATAACTTGGCCCAAAAAATTCTGATTTCTTAAAAATACCCAGCCCAGGGTTTTTGTTTTACTAGTCATTATTTTCCATCTATGCCTCCCCCAGAGTCAACAGCCAAGTGTTTGAGAAAACTCTGTTCCTGAGTTGGTCTGACATCTAGTAAGGACCATTCGTACTTCGTGATTTTAAAGTGAGAAACACATATACAACTCAATCCTATGTCTCattatttgaaatatattaaCTATAAAACATGGCTATGGGAAAGTAACTATTCTCACTGTGATCAAGGTACGTTTGAGTATTTCTATAGGACTGGGAcaggatctctgatttcattgatagagggaactcccaggtgaggaaactctctttacCAACACAGTcttagtctttgagagttgcctagagccctGTCAAGTGtattgatttgctcagggtcagaaaGCCAGTGGGTGTCAGGCACCATTTGATCTCAGGGCTCCTGGTTCCCAGGCCAGATGCTGCCTCCCTGGCTATCCTATAcatgaaagaaaaacataaattccAGTCTTTGCCAGTGGACCAGAATAATACTTTATCTTAATTATTGAGAACTTCTGAACAATCAGAGATACTTTATTATTTTAGGAATAGAAGTGAGTAGGCTTAGAATCACGCAATCTCAGAGAAGAAAGGGACTACACATCACCTCATCTAACTTATGTCTGATCAGGAATCTCTTCTATCACACTTCTTATAAGCCATCATTCAGCCTCCACCAGAAGATCTCGCCCAGGACATCCCAGGGCACTCCTAGACATCTATATTCCTTATACTGAGAGAATATCCTCCTCTCTGAGACTGTTCCCCACCATGCCAGGTTCTGTCCTCTAGGGCCAAGCACAACAGCTCTAACTCTTTCAGGTGAGAGTCATCAGAGAGCTAAGGACAGCTATCATGTCCACACAAAGTGCATCTGAATGTCCACAGCTGCCTGGTCACGCTGCTCAAAATGTGCCACAGCTTTTTAGAATCCTTCCAAAAACATGGcacctagctgtatgaccctaggcaagtcacttaaccccaattgcctcactaaaaaaaaaaaaaacaacccaaaaacatGGCACCCAGAAATGAATACAATATTGCACATGGACTCAGACCTCAGTATGTTCTATACAGCAACATCTCTAAACATGGTATCACTATTGAACATGTCTCTATGTGCTGGTtacctgtttttaaaaatcagacaaCTCAGGGTTCTTTGGATTGATCATGGACAGGGATGGcagagagaaatggaaatcaaTAAACTAACAgccaaatttcatttttattcttaccATTCTTTGTTTAGTGAAGGTTTCAAATAAGGAGCAGCGAAGTTTATAAATTAGGGCATCCTTGAGAATAAGAAAGCTAAAGAACTTTTGGATGATCCACAAAGTGAATAACCAGCCCCCAAATAATGTTTTACCTGAATAATAAAAATCTTTGGTTTTCCTACTAGAGTTCTACACTGATCCCCTTTAAAGAAAGATGTTAATTCTTTCAGTTCAAGAGATCCATCTGTCCCAaagattttttcttcttcaccaTGACTTAGAATGATGCAAATAAAACTGCTCCTCTGGCTGTGATCTTCTTTAGAAACTTGAAAtatgttaaaacaaaaaacaaaagcatcacTTCAGAACAAGTTCTatggaaacaataaaatgaaagaggtttGGAATGGGACCCTAAGAAGTCCTCTGGCTCACTTCTTGATTTCAGAAAGTGAGGTACATTTCAAGATTTCCCCAGGGTTAGAATGTATTCATACAAAATCTTGCATAATCTAGCTTTTGACTGTCATGGGAAATGGTAATTATAAGCATCACTACCTAACTTGTAGTCATTCTATAAATTATTACTTACCATTGTCCAGTAACTCCTTTATTTCTCTACGTGTCAGATCTTTTTTATCCCTGACTTCATATTTCAAGCTCTCGAATGCTTCCCTGAGTTGTGCTCCATCTATACCTGTACCAGACCTAGATGGCATGCctttgaaaagagagagagtgtttAGTTGCAATTTCACAATCAACTACTGCTTTGAAAGTAAGTTGagggaagatgatgatgatggtggtggtggttagcatttattaagtgtcaattatgtgccaagcattatgctaaatacttttcaaatgttatttcatttgatctttacaataactcTGAGGTAGGTTATATTATCATCACAAAACTAGTGagtgtctcaggctgaatttgaattcacgTCTTCTAGACTCCAGTCACAGtgctcactatttttttttttagcaatgacAATATGCTGATCTTAATCTGAGACCCTGGGAGAGCACCAGCATGGTGATGGAGTAagaacactgaggcccagggggcagctaggtggcacagtggataaagcactggccctggattcaggaggacctgagttcaaatccggcctcagacacttaacacttattagctgtgtgaacctgggcaagtcacttaacccccattgccctacaaaaaacaaacacaaaacaaaaagaacattgaGGCCCATTTCTGCTATTCCCTAGCTGTGCAACATTGGCCAAGACAATCAcctcacctctctgtgcctcactttccacCTCTGTAGAGCAGAGCTGCTGGATTAGACTGTCagtaaagtcccttccaaataAAAAGGTTATATGTGGCTAGTCTCTGCCATTTTCCTAAATCATGGTTAAATAATGCAGTATACTATTTGGTGACGCCCACCAAAAGAGAAACCCAGATGAATCTGTAACCTTGTTCACTTTCAAAACTGATCCTTAATAGTATATATTTTAGCAACTGAAAGGTCAGTGTCTACAAATAAGGGAATTCAACTAGATGATGTCTGAGCTCCTTTCCACCTCTCTATGATTCTTCTCGGTAAAGGATGCATGAAAATCCTAAGGACCCTAAATTCTGGGCCTAAAACTGTTTAAAGAGATGATCAGGCTTTTAGTTTAGCCACTAGTGTTAGAATACTGCCCATTCCCTAATGCACAAGTCATTCACTGCATGTGTTTGAAAACAACAACTTATCTACTGTCAGGGAAGGAAtgtgaggaaaacagaaaacattaTGATACATACCAATGTTTGGGTGAAATTTTTCATTGTTGATTATTACACATAACCCCCTTTCTGGATAATCCATTTTATACTGGTCTGATGAGAGTTGAGATTGTGCTGACTTCCTATCATGGAAGATATTTCTGtttggaaataaaattatatgtatgaGTCCACAAATTACTCTTGGTATTCAGAAAATTGCAAATACCTTCTATGTCTCCCCATCTCCAAAAGAAAACCCTTCCTTGATCAGTCCATCCCTGCTACTTATCAACCTACATGACTCCTATTCATGGCTAAATCCTGGAGAAGACTGTCTACAATCTGTGCTtccacttccctccctctctctcttcttaactGTCTGAAGTCTACCTTCCAGATTCATCACTCAACTGGATCAGCTCTCTCCAACCTAGTAGTAAATCTGTTAATGGCTAAATCTAACGACCTTTTAAAAACCTTCATCCTTCTTCACCACTCTGCAATCCTCAGCATCATTGATTACCCTCCTCCCTAGGTTTTCAGGGCAATGCtgttcttggttctcttcctacttgtCTGATATCCCTTCAGTGTCTTTGCCTGAATCTTCATCCAGGCTGCATTTGCTTCTGAACTGGGAATCCCCCAAAACTGAGTcatgggccctcttctcttcccccctctatattatttttgtttggggTTCTCATAGGCTCCCGGGATTTCAATGCTCATTTCTATGGAAATGATTTCCAGACCTATATATCTAGCTcccacctctctcctgacctccagtcttgcatctttAATTTCCTCCTGCACAGCTCTACCTCATGACACCataaactcagcatgtcccaaACTCAGCTCAAAagctaccccaccccccaaaccttATTTCTTCATTCTAACTGTGTCACATCTCACATATaagtcccctcccctcctctgacAGTGCCACCAACCAGGGACAAGCCCTCACAATCACCTTCCACCTGAATTACtgaaatagcctgctggttgatctTCTGACCATAAATCTTCCCCActtcagtctatcctccactcagctgtcagagtgagcttcctaaagcacagtccTGGCCATGGTACATCCCTCTGACCCCCTTCAACAGACTTTAGTGGCTTattattacctctaagatcaaacagACAATCTCCCATTTGCCTTTTAGAGCCTTCATAAActggtcccttcctatctttccagtctatATTCTACAACccattgacactggcctcctcgctgttcctcacacaagacattcTTATCTCTCAATTGCTTAAtgtttttttcagataaaggaactaacaaaaaagtatgcttcaatctgtgttcagataccatcggttctttctctgtagatggtttgcatttttcataagaccttcagagttgtcttggatcactgctttgctgaaaataaccaagtcattcacggcagatcatcctacaatattgctgttattttgcatacagtacatttcactttgcatcagctcatgcaggtccttccaggtctttctgatagcatcctgctcatcatttttttcattgtaaactacatttatatagtactttaaagagagatttccttataataaacccatgaagttgattattgcaacaacagtaataaataatatttatatagtgccttatacctgacaaagaattttcttcacaatggcccagcaaagtaagtaccatactttGTCATCATCAGCATgaatcaatcctcctcctcatcaatcagtctTCATTAGtcaatcctcctcttcctccaatcatcatcaatcaatcaatcattatcatcatcttactttactcttgcctctgcttcaaaattttttttcacaattactattgttaactgtttccctcctcaactgctttatttttaaacTGGGTCTTCCTATCTTAACTGGACTTGAAGGACCACTGTCTGATCTTCTGTTGTTCCTACAGAAGCtctgacctgctccatttcccaGCTGGGCTGGTTCACTCCTCCTTAGGCATAAAAGGTGGTGgcccgagggcagctaggtggtgcaggggatagagcaccggccctggagtcaggaggtacctgagttcaaatccggcctcagacacaacacttactagctgtgtgaccctgggcaagtcacctagccccaactgtctcacttaaaaaaaaaaaagtggtggccTATTACCAGGAGCTctccatattggtgccagacgTAGAGGTACCATATTGACTTTAGCCTTATTTCAGCTCAGAACTTTTGAAATCAAAAGATCCACCATCCCCAGCCTCCCAGTAGCAGAGACTGCAGGAGTGGAGCATGAGGTCCCACTGGATaactgcattttcactggctgtccccctgCCTAGAATTCTTTCCCTGCTCACCCAGGCCTCCTAGTTTTGCCAGCTTCATTCAAGCCTCAGGTAAAATTCCACCTTCAGTAAGAGGCCTTTGCTGATCTCCCAATCAGGAaggctggtgccttccctctgtggtcACCTCCCCTTTATCATCCACATATCTTGTAGCTGCCAGCTGGTGTCTCTTCCCCTTAGACTTCTGgacagcagggactgttttttctctttctttctatctcagcACTTACAGAGTACCTGGCTTATAGGAGGCATCAATAGATGCTTGTTGGCTTAATGTGTAAGAATTCTTATGGAATATTTGATGTGCAAAAAAGTGCTGGGTCATCAAAAAGGTTACCTCTATTCAGTATCTTGTGTTAGTAGATAAGGAGGTACAATGCCACTTATAAACCAGTCCCAGATTCAGAGCTGCAAGTGACCTTATAGGCCACTGAGTCCagctcccttgttttacagagacGGAGGTTGAGGCCCACAGATGTGAGTGACAGACTTAGGTTCATAGAGTTAGTAAGTGCGTATCTTTCTAGATTAGAAGAGGAATTTAACTTTGTACATGCTGATCTTAAGGTTTCAGAGAGATCACCAGCAGGCAGGAAGAAAAACATGGGATTAGAACACTGGGAAGAGACTGAAGCTGGAGGTGTCTGTTTGAAAATCACTTTCATGGTGAATTGAAGTCATGACAATAGAGCTATCCAGGAAAGAGCCAGGAAGAGCACCAAGGACAGAGCCTAGCATCTGAGGTTATAATACACTGCCTTTCCCTGTCAATTGAGTAGATCACATTTGCATCTCTTGTGGAAATTTAAAAACTTGCTGAATTATGTTTAAtactaattattaattttttcatgaAGATCCTGAATTATTATGGAAATACTTACACTCCTGAACTTTCAGTGGATCTTGAATCTACTGTATTTTCAGGATTTTCCATGGTGCTTCTATTACTGACgagaatatacaaaagaaaacaaatgaaaattcatCAAAAGTAGCCATGAAAACATCTGATTTATTTAGTGTACTActtctttaagaaaaaattacTTTTAGCTTTATGTCCCTTATTTTCTCCAACTCCCAACAGATCATCTTGTGTGTCAAATTGTTcatgggagagaaggaaagggagtcaACAGCTTGGGTAAACTGAAGGATATCTTCTAAATATCTTTccagaaacaaaaaagatatcaatGTTATATTGCAGAAACTGAGTTTGtatttatatgctttttttttctaaacatgTAGAAATCATAAgaaaaggggcggctagatggcgcagtggataaagcaccagccctggattcaggagtacctgagttcaaatccggcctcagacacttgatacttactagctgtgtgaccttgggcaagtcacttaaaccccattgccctgccccccccaaaaaaagaaatcataagaaaatGCCCACGAAAAATAAAGTTCACCTCACTGACTTTCCCTCATAAAAAGGAAGCCATGAGGTAGGGACCTGAGAAACAACTCCCCAAGCATCCTGTGTTTTAGGCAATATTAGCAGCATTTGGTGGAAAGAGATTGCAGTTGTGGTGCATACACTGACTGGCAGTGGGACCATGGACTCTTTAGGGACCTTTAGCTCCTCAGGGCCCCAGAAAACTAAAAGgggagaaggtgccaacctgcatcaGTAGAGGGGTCTTCCTCACCAGGACATACCCTCTATCTGATAAATCACAGCTGGGACCTGAAAAAAGTCCTCAAATTAAATCCCTTATCTGTTTATTAGTATTTTTAAGGAAC from Dromiciops gliroides isolate mDroGli1 chromosome 6, mDroGli1.pri, whole genome shotgun sequence encodes the following:
- the LOC122731337 gene encoding caspase-3-like, with the protein product MENPENTVDSRSTESSGVNIFHDRKSAQSQLSSDQYKMDYPERGLCVIINNEKFHPNIGMPSRSGTGIDGAQLREAFESLKYEVRDKKDLTRREIKELLDNVSKEDHSQRSSFICIILSHGEEEKIFGTDGSLELKELTSFFKGDQCRTLVGKPKIFIIQACRGTKSDYGVQPDSGTDDYGTEENITYQKIPVEADFLYAYSTAPGYYSWRNKKKGSWFIQSLCAVLKEYGQKLEIMQILTRVNRKVALEFETKNSELPFHTVKQVPCIMSMLTKELYFSP